The sequence below is a genomic window from Candidatus Acetothermia bacterium.
ACCTCGTAGCGGCCCAGGACATGCCGGGTGGGCGGTACGTGTTCACAGGGATCGACGGGGAAGGGATCGACCTCCGGGCACGCTGGATGTGGGGGCACAGCACGAGCTTTGGAGAATTCACGTTCTTCGGCCACGGGGAGGTCCCCGCCGGGGGGGGCCGCCGGGCGTTTCCCGACCTTGCCTGGCGGTGGGCCCACGAGGGGAGGCCCGAGGCACAGATCGCCCGCACCATGGTGGAGCTGGGCCAGATCCTGGTCGCCTTCGCCCGAAGGCCCCAGCTCTCCGCTCCCTGTGGGCTTGGGGAAGCAGGGCTTGCCGACCAGCTGGCCCTTCTGCACGAGCTTGGGTACGTAGCGTGTCGGGGAACGAACTGGCGATCGCTTTGTCCCGTGGTGGACGAGCCCGCCCGGGCCGCGGTTCGGGACATGGTGGACAAGCTGTGGGCGCACCTCCTCCGTCAAGCGGTGTCTCCCCGGTGGGGCGACCTGGAGCGCACCTACCTGACGACTGCGCCGGCCCGGAACGGGGTGCCGTTGCCGGTGGCGTTCAACGCCCTGCACCACCTCGTGTTCGACGGGGCC
It includes:
- a CDS encoding winged helix-turn-helix domain-containing protein — encoded protein: MQFLFCGSTGPDPELNPYRVCNPPPRQAILRTINARPLGAEGVAVQVGLPAGEVRRHLGALERAGLVRQVGAAYQPTFPIFTRGDLEALTPWMTGSAAAFAEVVRQHMDLVARTHDRCRFSDQGWTVAETGYILVGAYTFDYGGLALESTGYLVAAQDMPGGRYVFTGIDGEGIDLRARWMWGHSTSFGEFTFFGHGEVPAGGGRRAFPDLAWRWAHEGRPEAQIARTMVELGQILVAFARRPQLSAPCGLGEAGLADQLALLHELGYVACRGTNWRSLCPVVDEPARAAVRDMVDKLWAHLLRQAVSPRWGDLERTYLTTAPARNGVPLPVAFNALHHLVFDGALRKLMERGTITCPPRRRDGAAYALWVEWEGRFR